The Glycine soja cultivar W05 chromosome 8, ASM419377v2, whole genome shotgun sequence genome has a window encoding:
- the LOC114422029 gene encoding probable trehalose-phosphate phosphatase J → MTQNAIVSKTKSGIKGDIAVAQKPLAAPPPPGYIPIPRRRVLKNLEINGGQRINAWVDSMRASSPTNSKSTSSLAEEHSSWILRHPSALDMFEQIMDASRGKQIVMFLDYDGTLSPIVDDPDHAFMSDSMRRTVRKLARCFPTAIVTGRCKDKVYSFVRLAELYYAGSHGMDIQGPTRDCKYSKDKGEPVLFQPASEFLPMIDEVHQQLVEKMKSIPGAKVENNKFCCSVHFRCVDEKKWSELAQEVRSVLKEYPKLRLNQGRKVLEIRPSIKWDKGKALEFLLESLGFANCNDVFPVYIGDDKTDEDAFKKLRDRGQGSGILVSKFPKDTSASYSLQEPNEVMDFLQRLVEWKQVSLRLRTRSRV, encoded by the exons ATGACGCAGAATGCAATAGTGTCCAAGACAAAATCCGGGATCAAGGGGGACATAGCCGTGGCACAGAAGCCACTGGCGGCGCCGCCGCCGCCGGGGTACATTCCCATTCCGAGGAGGAGGGTTTTGAAGAACCTCGAAATCAATGGAGGACAAAGAATTAATGCATGGGTTGATTCCATGAGAGCCTCTTCTCCAACCAATTCCAAATCCACCTCTTCTCTCGCAGAAGAACACAgctcttggatt CTTCGCCACCCTTCAGCATTAGACATGTTTGAGCAAATTATGGATGCGTCCAGGGGAAAGCAAATTGTCATGTTCCTCGACTATGATGGTACTTTGTCGCCTATTGTTGATGACCCAGACCATGCTTTCATGTCGGATTCG ATGAGGAGAACGGTGAGGAAACTTGCAAGGTGTTTTCCTACTGCTATAGTTACCGGCAGATGCAAAGACAAG GTTTACAGTTTTGTTCGCTTGGCTGAGCTATATTATGCTGGAAGCCATGGCATGGATATTCAAGGGCCAACAAGAGACTGCAAATACAGCAAA GACAAAGGAGAGCCAGTTCTTTTTCAACCTGCCAGTGAATTTCTTCCCATGATTGATGAG GTGCACCAACAATTAgttgagaaaatgaaatcaattcCTGGAGCCAAGGTGGAGAACAATAAGTTCTGCTGTTCTGTTCATTTTCGCTGCGTTGATGAAAAG AAATGGAGTGAACTGGCACAAGAAGTGAGATCAGTATTAAAAGAGTACCCGAAGCTTCGTCTTAACCAAGGAAGGAAG GTATTGGAGATTCGTCCATCTATTAAATGGGACAAAGGAAAGGCGCTGGAATTTTTGTTAGAGTCACTTG GATTTGCCAACTGTAACGATGTCTTTCCTGTTTACATTGGAGACGATAAAACCGATGAAGATGCATTCAAG AAATTAAGAGACAGAGGACAAGGTTCTGGGATTCTTGTCTCGAAATTTCCAAAGGACACTAGTGCATCATACTCTTTACAAGAACCAAACGAG GTGATGGATTTCCTTCAACGTTTGGTTGAGTGGAAACAAGTATCCCTCCGACTCAGAACACGTTCTCGGGTGTAA